From a single Acidobacteriota bacterium genomic region:
- a CDS encoding HNH endonuclease yields the protein MKREKQMMPMTRKVLLLNASYEPLGIISAPRALRLVWKEAAQVIELDGDRVLRSPRFVFPLPSVVRLVEYINLHKKRQGRVANMRASIIARDRHRCQYCGTKGTAFELTLDHIMPRSRGGASVPENLCAACKICNQRKGDRTPEEARMPLLANPSALRYGLDKAAIYAAAEKRPEWRKYLFLEDAMTA from the coding sequence ATGAAAAGAGAAAAACAGATGATGCCAATGACCAGAAAAGTTTTGCTTTTGAATGCCTCATACGAGCCGCTCGGCATCATCAGCGCGCCGCGCGCACTCCGCCTCGTGTGGAAAGAAGCGGCACAGGTCATTGAACTCGACGGCGACCGCGTGTTGCGTTCACCGCGCTTTGTTTTTCCTTTGCCTTCGGTGGTGCGTCTGGTTGAGTACATCAACCTGCACAAAAAGCGCCAGGGACGGGTCGCGAATATGCGCGCCAGCATCATCGCGCGTGACCGGCATCGTTGCCAGTATTGCGGCACAAAAGGCACAGCGTTTGAACTGACGCTTGACCACATTATGCCGCGTTCACGTGGCGGCGCGTCGGTTCCTGAAAACCTCTGCGCAGCTTGCAAGATTTGCAATCAACGCAAAGGCGACCGCACGCCGGAAGAAGCCAGAATGCCGCTACTTGCAAACCCCAGCGCCTTGCGTTATGGCTTGGACAAAGCAGCGATTTACGCGGCAGCCGAAAAGCGTCCCGAATGGCGCAAATATTTGTTCCTCGAAGACGCCATGACAGCTTAG
- a CDS encoding LAGLIDADG family homing endonuclease, producing the protein MQDGVTEIGLDLTVATRSSMAQATKLFLNGRKPVRYIETEKGFRLGASLNHPILCYNPADARLLWRKAEALQAGDYIALRRNTRCFGEDVSFADYKPKEAYQPTEVKLQVPRRMTPELGRWLGYVVAEGRIHFRPAVVEFCNSDEQLMEDFCRLSLELFSIKAKVMERNNCQSAGVQSESLVYFLWDAIGLKKGRARDYIVPLSVLRSSEKTQREFLRGYFAGDGGLMNRRAGVLAATSTSARLLREIQVMLLNFGIVSRLKSFRSQATNGSRLLRSYWRLTIGGSDALRFVNEIGFASIAKQEEVTDAVAGAHTLTWSARWDSVPGLAQATMDTLGRGASHQLRQFFPTVACFKGNAKNHRVPTDLLSSIFAAYPSFTSVGDIGEIADSQLFLDVVGKIEEGEESVYDLCVPDGHSFISNGIVSHNSGSMTEAIEVGKQIAALVSGITEADLFVYAFDNIAYPIKAKGNELSDWERAFQGILAAGATSVGAPVEVMRLKKQAVEQFIIVTDEGDNTAPLFHDAYEAYRRDMQLAPSVLIVKVGSSSTYMEHNLRGRSVQFDTFSFAGDYYSLPNLIPMLSRPSRLELLMEILETPLPERVS; encoded by the coding sequence GTGCAAGATGGGGTTACGGAAATCGGGCTTGATTTAACCGTGGCAACGCGCAGCAGCATGGCACAAGCCACAAAGCTATTTTTGAACGGCAGGAAACCTGTCCGATATATTGAAACGGAAAAAGGTTTTCGACTTGGCGCATCATTGAATCACCCGATTCTTTGCTACAACCCGGCAGATGCAAGATTGCTGTGGCGAAAAGCAGAAGCTTTGCAGGCAGGGGATTATATTGCATTGCGACGTAACACACGCTGTTTTGGTGAAGATGTTTCTTTTGCAGATTACAAGCCTAAAGAAGCTTATCAACCAACAGAAGTAAAGTTGCAAGTGCCACGCCGTATGACTCCTGAATTAGGCAGATGGTTAGGCTATGTGGTTGCTGAAGGACGTATTCACTTCCGTCCCGCTGTAGTTGAGTTCTGCAATAGCGATGAGCAATTGATGGAAGATTTCTGTAGATTGTCTTTGGAGTTGTTTAGCATAAAGGCAAAAGTGATGGAAAGAAACAATTGCCAAAGCGCTGGTGTGCAATCAGAAAGCTTAGTTTATTTCTTGTGGGATGCCATTGGCTTGAAGAAAGGTCGGGCAAGAGATTACATCGTTCCACTATCAGTTTTGAGGTCGTCTGAAAAAACGCAACGCGAATTTTTGCGCGGCTACTTTGCAGGCGATGGCGGACTGATGAATCGCAGAGCAGGCGTTCTTGCGGCTACTTCCACATCCGCGCGATTGCTTAGAGAGATTCAAGTGATGTTACTCAACTTTGGCATTGTCAGCCGTCTTAAATCATTTCGTAGTCAAGCCACAAACGGCAGTCGTTTGCTTCGTTCCTACTGGCGATTAACCATTGGCGGTTCCGATGCGCTGCGATTTGTGAATGAGATTGGCTTTGCATCTATCGCCAAGCAAGAAGAAGTTACGGATGCTGTAGCTGGCGCTCACACATTAACTTGGTCTGCTCGTTGGGATTCCGTACCGGGCTTGGCGCAAGCTACAATGGATACGCTTGGACGCGGAGCATCTCATCAATTGCGACAATTCTTTCCAACCGTAGCTTGCTTTAAAGGTAATGCCAAAAATCATCGCGTTCCCACTGATTTATTGTCATCCATTTTTGCAGCATACCCTTCGTTCACATCTGTCGGCGATATTGGAGAAATCGCTGATTCCCAGCTTTTCCTGGATGTTGTTGGCAAAATTGAAGAAGGTGAGGAGTCAGTATATGACCTTTGTGTACCTGACGGACATTCATTCATCAGTAATGGAATTGTCAGCCATAATTCCGGCTCGATGACCGAAGCCATCGAAGTGGGTAAGCAAATTGCTGCGTTAGTGTCGGGCATTACCGAAGCTGATTTGTTTGTCTATGCGTTTGACAACATCGCTTACCCGATCAAGGCAAAAGGCAACGAGTTGTCGGATTGGGAGCGCGCTTTTCAAGGCATACTTGCGGCAGGCGCAACCAGTGTCGGTGCGCCGGTTGAAGTGATGCGGCTCAAAAAACAAGCGGTTGAACAATTCATCATCGTGACGGACGAAGGCGACAACACCGCGCCGCTCTTCCACGATGCTTATGAAGCGTACCGTCGCGATATGCAGCTTGCGCCAAGCGTGTTGATTGTGAAGGTCGGAAGTTCCAGCACCTACATGGAACACAACCTTCGCGGTCGCAGCGTGCAGTTCGATACGTTCAGCTTTGCGGGCGATTACTATTCATTGCCAAACTTGATTCCGATGCTCTCGCGTCCATCAAGACTTGAGCTATTGATGGAAATTCTCGAAACGCCTCTCCCGGAGCGCGTGAGTTAG
- a CDS encoding SLC13 family permease, with protein sequence MNLALISLLALFVAILVSIISRRNVGLLSIAMAFIVGVFFGKLKLAEVIAGFPVSMFLTLVGITLLFSQANVNGTLDKLSHLAVTLARGNAGAIPVIFFFFALLVASIGPGNVAATALLAPIAMAVAGRARVPAFLMAIMLCNGASAGAFSPFAPTGIIAKELMSKAGLQGFEWQNYLNTLVAQSFVAFVGYFTLGGLKLFTRHKTADREVTDTAQHKVESFDGKQKLTLAIIAMLVLTVIVLKIDVTVGAFIGVAILSLAQVADEKRAIKEMPWNAILMVCGVTLLVAILEKSGGMDLFTGLLARISTQKTITGSIAFVTGVISVYSSSSGVVLPAFLPTIPGLVEKLGGGDPLHIAYSINVGAHLVDVSPLSTLGALCISNAAESENRGALFNWMLAWGLSMSIVGAIVCFVFFGLLQ encoded by the coding sequence TTGAATCTTGCGTTGATTTCTCTGCTGGCGTTGTTTGTTGCCATTCTTGTAAGCATTATTTCGCGCCGCAATGTGGGACTGTTGTCCATCGCAATGGCGTTTATCGTCGGCGTCTTTTTCGGCAAATTGAAACTCGCGGAAGTCATCGCCGGTTTTCCCGTCAGCATGTTCTTAACCCTCGTCGGCATCACTTTGCTGTTTTCGCAAGCCAATGTCAACGGCACGCTCGATAAACTCTCGCATCTGGCTGTAACCCTTGCGCGCGGCAATGCCGGAGCCATTCCGGTCATCTTCTTTTTCTTCGCTCTCCTGGTCGCGTCGATTGGTCCCGGCAATGTCGCCGCCACGGCTTTGCTTGCGCCGATTGCGATGGCGGTTGCCGGTCGCGCTCGTGTCCCGGCGTTTTTAATGGCAATCATGCTTTGTAACGGGGCAAGCGCCGGAGCCTTTTCACCATTTGCGCCGACCGGCATCATCGCCAAAGAGTTAATGTCAAAAGCCGGACTGCAGGGCTTCGAGTGGCAGAATTATCTCAACACCCTGGTCGCGCAATCCTTCGTCGCCTTCGTCGGTTATTTCACCCTCGGCGGGTTAAAACTTTTCACCCGTCACAAAACCGCAGACCGTGAAGTCACGGACACCGCGCAACACAAGGTTGAATCATTCGACGGCAAACAAAAACTGACGCTGGCGATTATCGCAATGCTTGTGCTCACGGTAATCGTTTTAAAAATTGATGTGACGGTTGGCGCATTTATTGGCGTAGCGATTTTATCGCTCGCGCAGGTCGCTGATGAAAAACGCGCCATCAAAGAGATGCCGTGGAATGCCATCCTGATGGTGTGCGGCGTCACTTTGCTGGTTGCGATACTCGAAAAATCGGGCGGCATGGATTTATTCACGGGATTGCTGGCGCGCATCTCTACGCAAAAGACCATCACCGGAAGCATCGCATTTGTAACCGGCGTGATTTCGGTTTACAGCAGTTCATCGGGCGTCGTCCTGCCGGCATTCCTTCCCACGATTCCCGGACTTGTGGAAAAACTCGGCGGCGGCGACCCGCTGCATATCGCTTATTCAATCAATGTCGGCGCGCACCTCGTAGATGTTTCGCCGCTTTCGACGCTCGGCGCATTGTGCATATCGAATGCGGCAGAGAGCGAAAATCGCGGCGCGCTGTTTAACTGGATGCTCGCGTGGGGACTTTCGATGAGCATTGTCGGCGCGATTGTTTGCTTTGTCTTTTTCGGCTTATTACAGTGA
- a CDS encoding VOC family protein, translating to MRLNQVTVHVTDVYRSFEFYKGLGLIPIVGGLDHYARFLCPDGDSTFSIERINEGKPHSTTAVYFECDNLDEKVRELKNQGYSFQEDPTDKSWLWREAYLKDPDENLICLFYAGENRTNPPWRIKE from the coding sequence ATGCGGCTCAATCAAGTTACAGTTCACGTTACGGATGTGTATCGGTCGTTTGAATTTTATAAAGGTCTGGGACTCATTCCCATTGTTGGCGGACTCGATCATTACGCGCGGTTTCTTTGTCCCGATGGCGATTCGACTTTTTCGATTGAACGAATCAACGAAGGCAAACCGCATTCAACCACGGCGGTCTATTTCGAGTGCGATAACCTTGATGAGAAGGTTAGGGAACTTAAAAACCAGGGTTACAGTTTTCAAGAAGACCCGACGGATAAAAGCTGGCTCTGGCGCGAAGCCTATTTGAAAGACCCCGACGAAAACTTAATCTGCCTGTTTTATGCCGGTGAAAACCGCACCAATCCACCTTGGCGAATAAAAGAGTAG
- a CDS encoding endonuclease/exonuclease/phosphatase family protein — MKKYFSVARILSLVFVASVLVRLTIKDRFIGFSTWYYITPWSLLAGLSLIISALYAQKRRFRFALLFWLLAIATCVCWLANGYRRQAPTAVPEAIKLMFWNADHARYGIGKAIVQVQDVDADIVCLVEAGREKEIKEEWKKAFAYQTVKLLFGEMLLTTKGKIIEKNSNDLAAGGRYNWIKLAIKNTEVSIILVDIPPDPLQSRAPAFAELEKVIALHSAENLIIVGDFNTPGDSVHFAPLRENFNNAFEVSGEGFSATWPLPVPLLAIDHIWTKKNFAVYETTLLPSWSDHRALVTYVALMNDANLSATESQSKTAP; from the coding sequence ATGAAGAAGTATTTTTCCGTCGCCCGAATTTTAAGTTTGGTTTTTGTTGCAAGCGTTCTTGTTCGCCTCACCATCAAAGACCGCTTCATTGGTTTTTCAACCTGGTATTACATTACGCCCTGGTCATTGCTTGCTGGGTTGAGTCTTATCATCAGCGCGCTCTACGCGCAAAAACGGAGGTTCAGGTTTGCGCTCTTGTTTTGGTTGCTAGCCATTGCGACCTGCGTGTGCTGGCTTGCAAACGGCTATCGTCGGCAGGCGCCGACCGCCGTACCCGAAGCCATTAAACTCATGTTCTGGAACGCCGACCACGCGCGTTACGGCATCGGCAAAGCCATCGTTCAGGTGCAGGACGTAGATGCAGACATCGTTTGCCTTGTTGAAGCCGGAAGAGAAAAAGAGATTAAAGAGGAATGGAAAAAAGCTTTCGCCTATCAAACAGTCAAATTATTGTTTGGCGAAATGCTGCTCACCACCAAAGGCAAAATCATTGAAAAAAATTCCAACGATCTGGCAGCAGGCGGCAGATACAACTGGATAAAACTGGCAATTAAAAATACGGAGGTATCGATTATTCTCGTTGATATTCCGCCCGACCCGCTGCAATCGCGCGCCCCTGCATTCGCCGAACTCGAAAAAGTCATCGCCCTGCACAGCGCAGAAAATCTCATCATCGTGGGCGATTTCAACACGCCCGGCGATTCCGTTCATTTTGCGCCGCTCAGAGAAAATTTCAATAATGCATTCGAGGTGAGTGGCGAAGGCTTTTCCGCAACCTGGCCCCTGCCTGTGCCGCTGCTTGCGATTGATCACATCTGGACGAAAAAGAATTTCGCGGTTTATGAAACTACCCTATTGCCTTCGTGGTCTGACCATCGCGCCTTGGTCACCTATGTTGCGCTTATGAATGATGCCAACCTTTCAGCAACAGAGTCACAGTCAAAGACCGCTCCCTAA
- a CDS encoding HlyD family efflux transporter periplasmic adaptor subunit, translating into MDGATIATPWRMDREIDRGFRNRQLIKRLLILLFVISFVVAGFVYAPRLMKASINRSRIRTARVEAGAIEATISASGTVVPEFEQVISSPINAQVKKILKRAGDGVRKGEPILELDVNESVLAVEKINQQMALKQNQQAKIKLDLQTALADLQSRWEIKNLEYKSARAATARNRNLAKQGLLSEEKLREAELQEEKAAFELKQLEQSKLNAEQSTRTQIEGLVLEMQTLEKERNEAARQLELATTKADRDGVLTWVVTEEGAIIQKGAVIARIADLNSFQVNATYSDIHAGNITAGMPASIKINDDYLQGTVASILPTVKDGTITAAITLKDKSSALLKANLRVDVLIVTDKKDRVLRIKKGPAITADGVRELFIVRGDVAVKTPVKFGIASFDNCEIVEGLYEGDEVIISDMGEYQHLQEIKLK; encoded by the coding sequence TTGGATGGCGCGACGATTGCCACACCCTGGCGTATGGATAGAGAGATTGATCGCGGTTTTCGCAACCGGCAACTCATCAAACGGCTGTTGATTTTGCTGTTCGTCATTTCGTTTGTTGTCGCGGGATTCGTTTACGCGCCACGGTTGATGAAAGCGTCCATCAACCGTTCGCGCATTCGTACTGCTCGCGTCGAGGCGGGTGCAATCGAAGCAACCATCAGCGCGTCCGGAACCGTGGTGCCGGAATTCGAGCAGGTCATCTCCAGTCCGATCAATGCGCAGGTGAAAAAGATTTTGAAACGCGCCGGTGACGGTGTCCGCAAAGGCGAGCCGATTCTTGAACTCGATGTCAACGAATCGGTGCTGGCGGTTGAAAAAATCAATCAGCAAATGGCTTTGAAACAGAATCAACAGGCGAAAATCAAACTCGATTTACAGACCGCGCTTGCCGATTTGCAAAGTCGCTGGGAAATCAAAAATCTCGAATACAAATCCGCCCGCGCTGCAACCGCGCGCAATCGCAATCTCGCAAAACAAGGATTGCTTTCCGAAGAGAAATTGCGCGAAGCTGAACTTCAAGAAGAAAAAGCCGCATTTGAACTCAAACAACTCGAACAATCAAAACTGAATGCCGAACAATCAACCCGCACGCAAATCGAAGGTTTGGTTCTGGAAATGCAGACCCTTGAAAAAGAGCGTAACGAAGCGGCGCGACAACTCGAACTTGCGACCACCAAAGCCGACCGCGACGGGGTCTTGACCTGGGTCGTTACCGAAGAAGGCGCGATAATTCAGAAAGGCGCAGTCATTGCGCGCATTGCTGACCTCAATTCGTTTCAGGTCAACGCGACTTACTCGGATATTCACGCCGGAAACATTACGGCGGGAATGCCTGCGAGCATCAAAATAAACGACGATTATTTGCAGGGCACCGTCGCAAGCATTCTGCCGACCGTAAAAGACGGCACCATCACCGCCGCTATCACTTTGAAAGACAAATCCAGCGCCCTATTAAAAGCCAATCTGCGCGTCGATGTGTTGATTGTGACAGATAAAAAAGACCGCGTGTTGCGGATTAAAAAAGGTCCCGCGATTACCGCAGATGGGGTGCGCGAGTTGTTCATAGTTCGCGGCGATGTGGCAGTGAAAACCCCGGTTAAATTCGGCATCGCCAGTTTCGATAATTGTGAAATCGTCGAAGGACTCTATGAAGGCGATGAGGTCATCATTTCCGACATGGGCGAGTACCAGCATTTGCAAGAGATCAAGCTGAAATAG
- a CDS encoding ABC transporter ATP-binding protein — MIQLENIEKVYRTSKIETVALSNVNLAVKEGEFISIMGPSGSGKSTLLNVIGLLDAPSGGKVVINNNRITSYADRALARVRNEEIGFVFQTFHLISDLSVVDNVELPLLYRRLSNGERRKHALKALERVGLASRVHHFPSQLSGGQQQRVAIARAIVGNPRILLADEPTGNLDSQMGDEIMDILHDLNRNEKTTVVMVTHDPRQADKTERIVRLFDGRQVN; from the coding sequence ATGATTCAACTCGAAAATATTGAAAAGGTTTATCGCACCTCGAAGATTGAAACCGTGGCGCTCAGCAACGTCAACCTCGCGGTCAAAGAAGGCGAGTTCATTTCGATTATGGGACCATCCGGTTCCGGTAAAAGCACCCTACTGAATGTCATAGGCTTACTGGACGCGCCAAGCGGCGGCAAAGTGGTTATCAACAATAACCGCATCACGTCTTATGCGGATCGCGCACTGGCGCGGGTTCGCAACGAGGAAATCGGTTTTGTCTTTCAAACTTTTCACCTGATCAGCGACCTGTCAGTGGTTGACAACGTCGAACTGCCTTTGCTCTACCGTCGTCTGTCGAATGGCGAACGGCGCAAACACGCGCTCAAGGCGCTGGAACGTGTGGGGCTGGCGTCGCGAGTTCACCATTTTCCTTCGCAACTTTCGGGCGGGCAACAACAGCGCGTAGCGATTGCCCGCGCCATCGTCGGTAATCCGCGCATCCTGCTTGCCGATGAACCGACGGGCAATCTCGATTCACAGATGGGCGATGAGATTATGGACATTTTGCATGACCTCAACCGCAATGAAAAAACCACGGTGGTGATGGTCACACACGACCCGCGCCAAGCCGATAAAACCGAACGCATCGTCAGACTGTTCGATGGGCGGCAGGTGAATTAG
- a CDS encoding ABC transporter permease, producing MLKNYFKTAFKVFLRRKFFTFISLFAISFTLVVLMVATAIIDHVFGEMPPEKNLDRRLGVYEMQIRGEHGSMNGLAGYRFLDRYCRDLPFVEKQTFFTGPGQVVTYKGDEKIKLFLRRTDGEFWQMMDFQFLEGAAFTEVDEKNRNFVAVINEATRKKFFGNDSAVGKTIDIDGQNFRVVGVVSNVPTLRIIPFSDIWVPISTAKTDAYKKEFVGNFMGLFLARNVADIPAIKEEFNSRLTQVEIPDKQFNQAVSAICTFPEGVARFFSPGPSEDATPARLIIGITIAALLFMLLPTINLININISRIMERASEIGVRKAFGASSLTLVGQFIIENILLTLIGGVIGFVGSYFVLHLISQSNLIPYAEFQMNFRIFLYGLALAVCFGLLSGVYPAWKMSRLHPVQALTGGVR from the coding sequence ATGTTAAAAAACTACTTCAAAACCGCATTCAAAGTTTTTCTGCGACGCAAGTTTTTTACTTTCATCAGTCTGTTCGCCATCAGCTTTACATTGGTCGTGCTGATGGTGGCAACCGCGATAATTGACCATGTTTTCGGTGAAATGCCGCCGGAAAAAAATCTCGATAGACGGCTCGGAGTCTATGAAATGCAAATTCGCGGCGAACATGGAAGCATGAACGGACTGGCGGGTTATAGATTTCTTGACCGTTATTGTCGCGACCTTCCGTTCGTAGAAAAACAGACGTTCTTTACGGGACCGGGTCAGGTTGTCACTTACAAAGGTGACGAAAAAATTAAATTGTTTTTGAGACGAACAGACGGCGAGTTCTGGCAGATGATGGATTTCCAATTTCTCGAAGGCGCGGCGTTCACCGAAGTAGACGAGAAGAATCGAAATTTCGTCGCCGTGATTAATGAGGCGACGCGCAAAAAATTTTTCGGCAACGACTCGGCAGTGGGCAAAACTATCGACATTGACGGGCAAAACTTTCGCGTCGTCGGGGTAGTTTCCAATGTGCCGACCCTGCGCATTATTCCTTTCTCGGACATCTGGGTGCCCATCAGCACTGCCAAGACGGACGCCTATAAAAAAGAGTTCGTCGGCAATTTTATGGGCTTGTTTCTGGCGCGAAACGTTGCTGATATTCCAGCCATCAAAGAAGAGTTCAATTCACGGCTGACGCAAGTAGAGATACCGGATAAACAATTCAATCAGGCGGTAAGCGCCATTTGCACTTTCCCCGAAGGGGTTGCGCGTTTCTTCAGTCCGGGACCAAGCGAGGATGCCACACCGGCGCGCTTAATTATAGGCATTACCATCGCGGCGCTTTTATTTATGTTGCTGCCGACCATCAACCTCATCAACATCAATATCAGCCGGATTATGGAACGCGCATCTGAGATTGGTGTTCGCAAAGCCTTCGGCGCTTCTTCCCTGACCCTCGTCGGACAGTTCATCATCGAAAATATTCTTCTGACTCTGATTGGTGGCGTAATTGGTTTTGTGGGTTCTTACTTTGTCCTGCACCTGATTTCGCAAAGCAATTTGATTCCTTATGCCGAGTTCCAGATGAATTTCAGAATCTTTTTGTATGGCTTGGCGCTGGCGGTTTGCTTCGGTTTGCTGTCGGGGGTGTACCCGGCTTGGAAGATGTCGCGGCTGCACCCCGTGCAAGCTTTAACCGGAGGTGTGCGATGA
- a CDS encoding ABC transporter permease: protein MIKHLIKLVWNRKRINFLITVEIFVSFLVLFAVMMFVVYYADNYRHPLGFTYDNVWNVSIDVKQQSDDYFTPEQLETTRQLYLAVKDMPEIEQAASALSVPYEFGGSFGAEEFNGKTVEYERDEVTDGFSEVLGLNIVAGRWFSKEDDGANFQPVVINRRMAEEIFGAEEAVGKTLGAQGRNGRESRVVGVVSDFRKSGELSAPGNFLFVRKNLNDPKDRPPRNLVLKLRPGTTAEFQVKLTDKLQAIAKDWSFEAQPLVEMRESAFRLQLTPLILLGLIAGFLMIMVGLGLTGVLWQNVTQRTKEIGLRRAKGATASRIKKQILGELLIIASFGVLVGIAVVVQFPLLDIIGFITGKIYFYSIIVSALIVYLLTILCGLYPSWLATKVQPAEALHYE from the coding sequence ATGATTAAGCACTTGATTAAACTGGTCTGGAATCGCAAGCGCATCAATTTCCTCATCACGGTTGAAATCTTCGTCTCTTTTCTGGTGCTGTTTGCAGTGATGATGTTTGTCGTCTATTACGCCGACAACTATCGTCATCCGCTCGGTTTTACCTACGACAATGTTTGGAACGTCAGCATCGACGTCAAGCAACAATCTGACGATTACTTCACACCCGAACAACTGGAGACCACGCGGCAACTCTACCTTGCAGTGAAAGATATGCCCGAAATCGAACAGGCGGCAAGCGCGCTCTCTGTGCCCTATGAATTCGGCGGCAGTTTTGGCGCTGAAGAGTTCAATGGAAAAACTGTTGAATACGAACGTGACGAAGTCACAGATGGATTCAGTGAGGTGCTCGGCTTAAATATCGTCGCCGGTCGTTGGTTCAGCAAAGAAGATGATGGGGCGAACTTTCAACCGGTAGTTATCAATCGACGAATGGCTGAGGAAATTTTTGGCGCGGAAGAGGCGGTCGGCAAGACGCTCGGCGCACAGGGGCGAAACGGCAGAGAATCGAGAGTGGTCGGCGTGGTATCGGATTTTCGCAAATCGGGCGAACTGAGCGCACCCGGCAATTTTTTATTTGTCAGAAAAAATTTAAATGATCCGAAAGACCGCCCGCCGCGAAATCTGGTGCTCAAACTGCGCCCCGGAACCACGGCTGAGTTTCAAGTGAAGTTGACAGACAAACTGCAAGCCATTGCCAAGGATTGGTCTTTTGAAGCGCAACCGCTCGTCGAGATGCGCGAATCGGCGTTTCGCCTTCAATTGACGCCGCTCATTCTGCTCGGACTGATTGCCGGATTTTTGATGATTATGGTGGGGTTGGGACTCACCGGCGTGCTCTGGCAAAACGTCACCCAGCGCACCAAAGAAATCGGTCTTCGCCGCGCTAAAGGCGCAACCGCATCGCGTATCAAAAAACAGATTCTCGGCGAACTCCTGATCATTGCGTCATTCGGCGTACTCGTAGGAATTGCGGTTGTCGTGCAGTTTCCCCTGCTCGACATCATCGGCTTTATCACCGGCAAAATCTATTTTTACAGCATTATCGTTTCCGCGTTAATTGTTTACCTGTTGACGATTCTCTGCGGGTTGTACCCCAGTTGGCTGGCAACCAAAGTACAGCCGGCAGAAGCGCTCCATTACGAATAA